The genomic window AAGCCCTAGCAATTCTACAACAATCAGGGCAAAAAATCCCCTTTATCCTCGTTACAGGAAGCTTAGGGGAAGAGGCAGCCGTCGAATGTATCAAAGCAGGGATTACAGATTATCTTCTCAAAGATCGTCTATTTCGCTTACCGAATATTTTAAAGCGATCGCTGGAGGAATTTGCCTTGCGTCGGCAACAACAACAGGCTACCCTTGAACGACAAAAAGCAGAAACAGCCCTGAGAGAAAGTGAACAACGGTTTCGGGCCTTGATCGAAAATGCCATCGATATTATCCTTATTGTCTCTTCAGAAGGAAACTTGACTTATCTGAGTCCCTCAGTCAAACGAATCTTAGGTTATGATCCCGTCAGTTTAATGGGTCAAGGTTTTTGGGATTTGATTCATCCCGACGATCAAGAGGCTGTCAAACTGGTTTTTGATAGGATTAAAGGCAAAGCCAATCAATCTACTGCTATATCCGAGTTTCGGGTTCAGACTGATGATAACCGTTGGATAATTTTAGAGGCGATCGCCAAAAACTTAGAGAATGATCCCACAGTGGCAGGATTTGTTATTAATTGCCACGATATTACCGAACGTCATTACACAGCCCAACAGCTAAGATATGATGCTTATCACGATAAATTGACCGGTTTAGCTAATCGTTCGGCCTTACTAGAACAATTAAAACAAGCCATTACTCGAAACCAACGACGCAGAGAAGATCATTTTGCGCTTCTTTTTCTTGATTTAGATCGCTTTAAAGTCATCAACGATAGTTTAGGCCATTTAATGGGAGATGAACTCCTGAAAAACACAGCCCAACGCCTTGAACACTGTCATCGAGAAGGGGACTTATTGGCAAGATTTGGAGGCGATGAATTTGTTTTTTTATTAAGAGATATTCAACAACCCCAAGAGGCTATTATCGTTGCCCAACGTATTCATGAAGTTCTCAAAGCCCCTTTTACCCTCAATAATCGAGAAATTTTTATTTCTGCGAGTATTGGCATTACGATTAGTACGGATCGTTACGATCATCCTGAACAAATATTGAGAGATGCGGATGCAGCCATGTATCGGGCTAAGGCAAAAGGAAAAGCTTGTCATGAAATTTTTG from Crocosphaera subtropica ATCC 51142 includes these protein-coding regions:
- a CDS encoding GGDEF/EAL domain-containing response regulator, which produces MSSDSFNSTLSNGEVNPPINILLVEDVAEDVELILLSLDNADLKFTYDVAETVTIYEEKLQHNTYDAVLADYRLPGFNGLEALAILQQSGQKIPFILVTGSLGEEAAVECIKAGITDYLLKDRLFRLPNILKRSLEEFALRRQQQQATLERQKAETALRESEQRFRALIENAIDIILIVSSEGNLTYLSPSVKRILGYDPVSLMGQGFWDLIHPDDQEAVKLVFDRIKGKANQSTAISEFRVQTDDNRWIILEAIAKNLENDPTVAGFVINCHDITERHYTAQQLRYDAYHDKLTGLANRSALLEQLKQAITRNQRRREDHFALLFLDLDRFKVINDSLGHLMGDELLKNTAQRLEHCHREGDLLARFGGDEFVFLLRDIQQPQEAIIVAQRIHEVLKAPFTLNNREIFISASIGITISTDRYDHPEQILRDADAAMYRAKAKGKACHEIFAPTMHLSALKELHLESDLRQAIQRKELVVYYQPIFRLDTQQIIGAEALVRWHPPGKSLIPPNDFIPIAEETGLIIDIDRWVLQCACQQLHQWQKEFKDLAPHFISVNLSPKQFSDPYLTNTITEIISATELPKEYLKLEITETVFLKNSNTVLEILSQLQQLNIQICLDDFGTGYSSLSYLHRFPLNSLKIDRSFVSHLGQTTKNDAIVRIVGSLANELELELIAEGIEESYQIEALNHLGYQWGQGYYFSPPIDDQAFSLLLKKNRIYTPNK